The window TTTTTACATTAAATGTAAACTGCTCCTTCTTATTATCTATTGAGTTTTTTATATAATACGCCTGTACAGAAATAATTCCTATCAGCGATAAGCTCATTAAGATAATTAGTAAGATGAATAGTTTTTTGCTCATCTGGTCAAAATTAACATTTTAACATTTAGGTGTTATCGCTTTTAACCTTACATTAACAGAAATGTTAAAATTATAGACTTATAATAGATTTAAGTAGTTGATTATGGGTTTTTTGCACCTGAATAATAGTATTTTCTAAAATATCATTCTGAATAACAAATTGAGACAATGCTATTCTTTCTTCGTCTTGCCATTGATTTTTCAAAATAGCTTCAATTTTAGAAACTGTGGTTTCGTCTCTTTTTAACAAACGTGCTATTCGCGTTTCTATTGTTGCAGTAACCGTTATGATGTAATCACATTGTTTGTAGCTTCCGTTTTCAAATAAAATAGCTACTTCTTTAATGACGTATGGTGCGTCTTGTTTTTTTAACCATCTTTTAAAATGACTGGCAACTTTAGGGTGCACAATGTCATTCATTTTTTGTAAAATACTTTTGTCATTAAAAATAATCTTAGCTAAATAAGGTCTGTTTAGCTTGTCGTTTTTATACGCATCATCTCCAAAAAGAGCAATTAACTTTCGTCTAATAACTTTAGACCTATTCATGAGTTTCTTGGCTTCATC is drawn from Lacinutrix sp. WUR7 and contains these coding sequences:
- the coaE gene encoding dephospho-CoA kinase (Dephospho-CoA kinase (CoaE) performs the final step in coenzyme A biosynthesis.), with the protein product MKIVGLTGGIGSGKTTVAKEFEKLGVPIYIADDEAKKLMNRSKVIRRKLIALFGDDAYKNDKLNRPYLAKIIFNDKSILQKMNDIVHPKVASHFKRWLKKQDAPYVIKEVAILFENGSYKQCDYIITVTATIETRIARLLKRDETTVSKIEAILKNQWQDEERIALSQFVIQNDILENTIIQVQKTHNQLLKSIISL